Proteins from a single region of Nocardiopsis dassonvillei subsp. dassonvillei DSM 43111:
- a CDS encoding 3-hydroxyacyl-CoA dehydrogenase NAD-binding domain-containing protein, which yields MTENARTTPEAVRTVACVGAGVIGGGWVAHFLGRGYRVVAWDPAPDAESRLRGLVSSAWPALEELGPAEGASMANLRVVDTLAEAVADADFVQESAPERLDLKIDLLAEIDAATPEGVVIASSTSGYSMSEMQVGARTPGRLVVGHPFNPPYLVPLVEVVGGERSERWAVDWASDFYRAAGKSVITMERELPGFIGNRIQEAAWREALHMVAEGEATVEQIDLAMTSGPGLRWAFFGPCLTFHLAGGEGGMAHMLDHFGPSLKSPWTRLEAPELTAGLRDRMVAGTDEVVAGRSTAELIAQRDRRLIAVARALEEVERAEAAERAGADA from the coding sequence ATGACGGAGAACGCGAGAACCACCCCCGAGGCCGTGCGCACGGTCGCCTGCGTCGGAGCGGGTGTCATCGGGGGCGGCTGGGTGGCCCACTTCCTGGGCCGCGGCTACCGGGTGGTCGCCTGGGACCCCGCCCCGGACGCCGAGAGCAGGCTGCGCGGGCTGGTCTCCTCGGCCTGGCCCGCCCTGGAGGAGCTGGGCCCGGCCGAGGGGGCCTCCATGGCGAACCTGCGGGTCGTGGACACGCTGGCTGAGGCCGTGGCCGACGCGGACTTCGTCCAGGAGAGCGCCCCGGAGCGCCTGGACCTGAAGATCGACCTGCTGGCCGAGATCGACGCCGCCACCCCCGAGGGCGTGGTCATCGCCTCGTCCACCTCCGGCTACAGCATGAGCGAGATGCAGGTGGGGGCCCGCACACCGGGGCGGCTCGTGGTCGGACACCCGTTCAACCCGCCCTACCTGGTGCCCCTGGTCGAGGTGGTCGGCGGCGAGCGCAGCGAGCGGTGGGCCGTCGACTGGGCCTCGGACTTCTACCGCGCCGCGGGCAAGTCGGTGATCACCATGGAGCGGGAGCTGCCGGGGTTCATCGGCAACCGGATCCAGGAGGCCGCCTGGCGCGAGGCCCTGCACATGGTCGCCGAGGGGGAGGCCACCGTCGAGCAGATCGACCTGGCGATGACCAGCGGCCCCGGGCTGCGCTGGGCCTTCTTCGGCCCCTGCCTGACCTTCCACCTGGCCGGGGGAGAGGGCGGCATGGCGCACATGCTCGACCACTTCGGCCCGTCCCTGAAGTCCCCGTGGACCCGCCTGGAGGCGCCCGAACTCACCGCCGGACTGCGCGACCGCATGGTCGCGGGCACGGACGAGGTCGTGGCCGGGCGCTCCACCGCCGAACTGATCGCCCAGCGCGACCGCCGCCTGATCGCGGTGGCCCGCGCGCTGGAGGAGGTCGAACGAGCCGAGGCCGCCGAGCGGGCGGGGGCGGACGCGTGA
- a CDS encoding MerR family transcriptional regulator, with the protein MAWSTQQLAELANTTVKAVRYYHEVGLLDVPERTANGYKQYQVSHLVRLLQIKRLSDLGVPLSEVASMGRADEDPDEAIRVLDKELEATVDRLNRVRAELAVILRHRAPAYVPPAFAPVSHELSDRQRSLLMVYSTVLSERSVEKFRELISDPDETDEEFEALPEDADDAAIDRLAARMLPVVRRRSEENPWSADPAADAPGGAERAERTMAEAMAQLYNPAQLRVLKRLSALLREGVPDGGGDAP; encoded by the coding sequence GTGGCCTGGAGTACTCAGCAGCTCGCCGAGCTCGCCAACACGACGGTCAAGGCCGTCCGGTACTACCACGAGGTCGGCCTGCTGGACGTGCCGGAGCGGACGGCGAACGGATACAAGCAGTACCAGGTCTCCCACCTGGTCCGTCTGCTCCAGATCAAGCGGTTGAGCGATCTGGGCGTCCCGTTGTCGGAGGTGGCGTCGATGGGACGGGCGGACGAGGACCCGGACGAGGCGATCCGCGTGCTGGACAAGGAGCTGGAGGCGACGGTCGACCGGCTCAACCGCGTGCGGGCGGAGCTGGCCGTCATCCTGCGCCACCGCGCACCGGCCTACGTTCCCCCCGCGTTCGCGCCGGTCTCCCACGAGCTCTCCGACCGGCAGCGATCACTGCTGATGGTCTACTCGACCGTTCTCAGCGAGAGGTCCGTCGAGAAGTTCCGCGAGCTGATCAGCGACCCCGACGAGACGGACGAGGAGTTCGAGGCCCTGCCCGAGGACGCGGACGACGCCGCGATCGACCGCCTCGCCGCGCGCATGCTGCCGGTCGTGCGCAGACGGAGTGAGGAGAACCCGTGGTCGGCCGACCCCGCCGCCGACGCGCCGGGCGGCGCGGAGCGCGCCGAACGCACGATGGCCGAGGCCATGGCGCAGTTGTACAACCCCGCGCAGCTGCGGGTGCTCAAGCGTCTGAGCGCCCTCCTTCGGGAGGGGGTTCCGGACGGGGGCGGCGACGCGCCCTGA
- a CDS encoding TetR/AcrR family transcriptional regulator gives MSDNVADDVRGRAREAIRRSGLSQRQFATRLGIDPSKLSKSLTGTRRFTALELAGIADETGVTVNWLLNGKDDAETVSAVPRDSSAVRPTSASLAGHPAAAREHSRRLQIIEAAWTLIAERGLHSVRVAQIAQACGTSSATVHYYFPTLNDLLVEALRHSVKQAFDRQVAGLHTIEDPYERLLRLIELQLPDSERLRLEWSIWLQVWTAAALDPRMRGLHTDSYLRWHETIARTLREGRESGVFADFDVEEMTRRLTALIDGMGIQVMTGMPGRSVAHMRDTLRSVIDSDVLGRRGAPGDGDIPGGSGAPGD, from the coding sequence GTGAGCGACAACGTGGCCGACGACGTGCGCGGCAGGGCCCGCGAGGCGATCCGCCGATCCGGCCTCTCCCAGCGCCAGTTCGCGACCAGACTCGGCATCGACCCCAGCAAACTCTCCAAGTCCCTGACCGGCACCCGGCGCTTCACCGCCCTGGAACTGGCCGGTATCGCCGACGAGACCGGGGTGACGGTCAACTGGCTGCTCAACGGCAAGGACGACGCGGAGACGGTCTCGGCGGTACCGCGCGACTCGTCGGCGGTACGGCCGACCTCCGCGAGCCTGGCGGGCCACCCCGCGGCCGCCCGGGAGCACAGCCGCAGGCTCCAGATCATCGAGGCCGCGTGGACCCTCATCGCCGAACGCGGCCTCCACTCGGTCCGCGTCGCCCAGATCGCCCAGGCCTGCGGGACGTCCAGCGCCACCGTCCACTACTACTTCCCGACCCTCAACGACCTGCTGGTGGAGGCGCTGCGCCACTCGGTGAAGCAGGCCTTCGACCGCCAGGTCGCGGGGCTGCACACCATCGAGGACCCCTACGAACGCCTCCTGCGGCTCATCGAACTCCAGCTCCCCGACTCCGAGCGCCTGCGGCTGGAGTGGTCGATCTGGCTCCAGGTGTGGACGGCGGCGGCGCTGGACCCGCGGATGCGCGGGCTGCACACCGACTCCTACCTGCGCTGGCACGAGACCATCGCCCGCACCCTGCGCGAGGGCAGGGAGAGCGGGGTCTTCGCCGACTTCGACGTCGAGGAGATGACCAGACGCCTCACCGCCCTCATCGACGGCATGGGCATCCAGGTCATGACCGGGATGCCCGGGCGGTCGGTCGCCCACATGCGTGACACCCTGCGCTCGGTCATCGACAGCGACGTCCTGGGCCGTCGCGGCGCCCCGGGGGACGGCGATATCCCGGGCGGCAGTGGCGCCCCGGGGGACTGA
- a CDS encoding PQQ-binding-like beta-propeller repeat protein has protein sequence MTPLQSPGRPLPRRNAPGPGRTRRARNPVRTAAAACLLLVLTACGRPGLAAPRDARPLDEPPVPPVAVDAARVPGVLGDRGLWTSPYSSEPKATDDGFVGLVADDGGGDLRFLGVDARGRTRWSTPRNPSCTGFTTTRGGRGGELVVLLDSDAAPERGLLAATVTAAAYDPSTGRRVWGPTEVPGTWVGPGLVFARVSHTVMSEETGPRVALAADTGAVAADEEDGDAVLHEYQGTLLVHRDGGLRAIDTSSGEQLWRGSELPVPDSLARGTGETTLTYGHRPASDSAGLVTLRWERGGAAVYTVHDVRDGRPLAELSSRAEPVTVADGSGRAAVAGVSAATGAPVLLGRGGPSRDGLWSVEARPGERPVRVVGGLLYTAADDGNRVLSTADGRTLEEGTWEIPVAGPERGPVLVEAGDGDGSYVAVARSGPERD, from the coding sequence ATGACTCCCCTTCAGTCCCCCGGACGGCCCCTGCCCCGCCGGAACGCCCCCGGGCCGGGCCGTACGCGACGGGCACGCAACCCGGTGCGCACGGCCGCCGCGGCGTGCCTGCTGCTGGTGCTCACCGCCTGCGGCAGGCCCGGACTCGCCGCTCCCCGGGACGCACGGCCCCTGGACGAACCGCCCGTTCCCCCGGTGGCCGTGGACGCCGCGCGCGTCCCCGGCGTGCTCGGCGACCGTGGGCTGTGGACCTCCCCCTACTCCTCCGAGCCCAAGGCCACCGACGACGGTTTCGTCGGTCTGGTCGCCGACGACGGGGGCGGGGACCTGCGCTTCCTCGGGGTGGACGCCCGAGGGCGCACCCGCTGGTCGACGCCGCGCAACCCGAGCTGCACGGGGTTCACCACGACCCGCGGCGGCCGGGGCGGGGAGCTGGTCGTGCTCCTGGACAGCGACGCCGCGCCCGAACGCGGCCTGCTGGCCGCCACGGTCACCGCGGCGGCCTACGACCCCTCCACCGGGCGCAGGGTCTGGGGGCCGACCGAGGTACCGGGCACGTGGGTGGGCCCCGGCCTGGTCTTCGCACGGGTCTCGCACACGGTCATGAGCGAGGAGACCGGCCCCAGGGTCGCCCTGGCAGCGGACACCGGGGCGGTGGCGGCCGACGAGGAGGACGGTGACGCGGTGCTCCACGAGTACCAGGGAACCCTCCTGGTCCATCGAGACGGCGGACTCCGCGCGATCGACACCTCCTCGGGCGAACAGCTGTGGCGGGGTTCCGAACTCCCCGTCCCCGACTCCCTGGCCCGCGGGACGGGGGAGACCACCCTGACCTACGGCCACCGTCCCGCGAGCGACTCCGCCGGGCTCGTGACCCTGCGCTGGGAACGCGGCGGGGCGGCGGTGTACACCGTGCACGACGTACGCGACGGCCGTCCCCTGGCTGAACTGTCCTCGCGCGCCGAACCCGTCACGGTCGCGGACGGATCCGGGCGCGCGGCGGTCGCGGGCGTCTCCGCGGCGACGGGCGCGCCCGTGCTCCTGGGCCGCGGGGGACCATCCCGGGACGGGCTCTGGTCGGTGGAGGCCCGTCCCGGCGAACGCCCCGTGCGCGTCGTCGGCGGCCTGCTGTACACCGCCGCCGACGACGGGAACCGCGTCCTGTCCACGGCCGACGGGCGGACCCTGGAGGAGGGGACGTGGGAGATCCCCGTGGCGGGGCCGGAGCGCGGCCCGGTACTGGTGGAGGCGGGCGACGGCGACGGCTCCTACGTCGCCGTGGCCCGCTCCGGGCCCGAACGGGACTGA
- a CDS encoding M56 family metallopeptidase, which produces MIWPLAAVCAVVALGVRGPDLLRRASRSCGPGPRTMLALWTLATAVWSASCAALAAVFAAELLGPSVKAVLAACLSVLQALERDNAGWGVGVSAALVLAAALRLLWTGVRRGRAGSSWRRSHHRDLLSRARRRLLHGQRVWLVDSAESGAYCVPGAQGGVVITRGALEVLSGPQVRAVLAHEKAHLSQRHHLVVGWVRLLDSAFPRVPLFRAAASEVPVLVEWAADDRAVREVGVRPLVHALGALAEAGRSRSPQVLSIDGARPVDRVRRQVAPLAGCRRWRTRTRTALVAALVSAPLLITVASALAGVLLPYCDCAAY; this is translated from the coding sequence GTGATCTGGCCGTTGGCCGCCGTCTGCGCGGTCGTCGCGCTCGGTGTCAGGGGGCCGGACCTCCTGCGCCGCGCCTCGCGCTCCTGCGGCCCCGGGCCGAGGACGATGCTGGCGCTGTGGACCCTGGCGACCGCGGTCTGGTCGGCCTCCTGTGCGGCTCTGGCAGCCGTGTTCGCCGCCGAACTCCTGGGGCCCTCGGTCAAGGCGGTCCTGGCCGCGTGCCTGAGCGTGTTGCAGGCCCTGGAGCGCGACAACGCCGGGTGGGGCGTGGGCGTCAGCGCCGCGCTGGTCCTGGCGGCGGCGCTGCGCCTGCTGTGGACGGGGGTGCGGCGCGGGAGGGCGGGCAGTTCCTGGAGGCGTTCCCACCACCGTGACCTGCTCTCCCGCGCGCGGCGCCGCCTCCTGCACGGTCAGCGGGTGTGGCTGGTCGACTCCGCCGAGAGCGGGGCCTACTGCGTGCCCGGCGCGCAGGGGGGCGTGGTCATCACCCGGGGTGCTCTGGAGGTGCTGAGCGGGCCCCAGGTACGCGCCGTCCTGGCCCACGAGAAGGCCCACCTGAGCCAACGCCACCACCTCGTGGTCGGGTGGGTGCGCCTGCTCGACTCCGCCTTCCCCCGGGTCCCCCTCTTCCGCGCGGCGGCGTCCGAGGTGCCCGTCCTCGTGGAGTGGGCCGCCGACGACCGGGCCGTGCGCGAGGTCGGCGTGCGCCCGCTGGTGCACGCCCTGGGAGCCCTGGCGGAGGCCGGTCGGAGCCGTTCCCCGCAGGTCCTGTCCATCGACGGCGCCCGCCCGGTCGACCGGGTCCGGCGCCAGGTCGCACCGCTCGCCGGATGCCGACGGTGGAGGACGCGTACGCGCACCGCGCTGGTCGCCGCCCTGGTCTCGGCTCCCCTGCTGATCACGGTCGCCTCGGCGCTGGCCGGGGTCCTCCTCCCGTACTGCGACTGCGCGGCCTACTGA
- a CDS encoding BKACE family enzyme yields the protein MSDTMNPKPILTCALTGAGDTVGRSEHVPVTPEQIAAAAVEAAEAGASVVHIHVRDPETGAPSRDSALYREVVDRIRQTGVDIVINLTAGMGGDLVIGQEDPLEFEEGTDLVNGLDRLPHVEELLPDICTLDCGSLNFGDGSQVYISTPDMLRAGARRIQELGVRPELEIFDTGQLWFAKTMHAEGLIDDPSLFQLCTGIPYGAPSDPGVLQSMVNLLPEGAQWASFSIGRKQMPWVAQSVLLGGHARVGLEDNLYLSRGVKATNGQLTEKAVNIIEQLGARVATPDETRAMLGLRRAA from the coding sequence ATGAGCGACACCATGAACCCCAAACCCATCCTGACCTGCGCCCTCACCGGCGCCGGGGACACCGTCGGCCGCAGCGAGCACGTGCCGGTGACGCCCGAGCAGATCGCCGCCGCCGCGGTCGAGGCCGCCGAGGCCGGTGCCAGCGTGGTGCACATCCACGTCCGCGACCCCGAGACGGGCGCCCCCTCCCGCGACAGCGCCCTCTACCGGGAGGTCGTCGACCGCATCCGCCAGACCGGCGTGGACATCGTCATCAACCTCACCGCGGGCATGGGCGGCGACCTGGTGATCGGCCAGGAGGACCCGCTCGAGTTCGAGGAGGGCACCGACCTCGTCAACGGCCTGGACCGCCTGCCGCACGTGGAGGAACTGCTGCCCGACATCTGCACCCTGGACTGCGGCAGCCTGAACTTCGGTGACGGGAGCCAGGTGTACATCTCCACCCCGGACATGCTGCGCGCGGGCGCCAGGCGCATCCAGGAACTCGGGGTCCGCCCGGAGCTGGAGATCTTCGACACCGGCCAGCTGTGGTTCGCCAAGACCATGCACGCCGAGGGCCTCATCGACGACCCGTCGCTGTTCCAGCTGTGCACCGGCATCCCCTACGGGGCGCCCTCCGACCCGGGCGTCCTCCAGTCGATGGTGAACCTGCTCCCCGAGGGCGCGCAGTGGGCGAGCTTCTCCATCGGCCGCAAGCAGATGCCGTGGGTGGCGCAGTCGGTGCTGCTCGGCGGGCACGCCCGGGTGGGGCTGGAGGACAACCTCTACCTCAGCCGCGGGGTGAAGGCCACCAACGGCCAGCTCACCGAGAAGGCCGTCAACATCATCGAGCAGCTCGGCGCCCGGGTGGCCACACCGGACGAGACCCGCGCCATGCTCGGGCTCCGCCGCGCCGCCTGA
- a CDS encoding cytochrome c biogenesis CcdA family protein, with translation MADVGLVAALAGGVLALFSPCSALLLPSFFGYAFRDPRRLLGRTGVFYLGLCTTLVPLGAGSAAVSRLFYGERELLITVAGSLVIAFGVAQIVGFGFSSRLARRLQGRFSGRTNTVSVFGLGAVYGFAGFCSGPILGAVLTVAATGGPLRGALLLAVYALGMAGPLFVLALLWDRYDLGEKRWLRGRTVSLGPVRVHTTSTLSGLLFVAIGVVFLRYDGTASLFGGVGAFDDQSYRVQEWLFAVGGAGIDVFVLAAAGIALLAAGVWQWSRARGPKGSEGRDPAQEGSARGTRSETTGGGA, from the coding sequence ATGGCTGACGTCGGTCTCGTCGCGGCCCTGGCGGGCGGCGTGCTCGCCCTGTTCAGCCCGTGCAGCGCCCTGCTGCTCCCCTCGTTCTTCGGGTACGCGTTCCGCGACCCGCGCCGCCTCCTGGGCCGCACCGGCGTGTTCTACCTGGGCCTGTGCACCACGCTGGTTCCACTCGGCGCGGGATCGGCCGCGGTCAGCCGCCTGTTCTACGGAGAGCGCGAACTCCTCATCACCGTCGCGGGCTCGCTCGTCATCGCCTTCGGCGTGGCGCAGATCGTGGGCTTCGGGTTCTCCTCGCGGCTGGCCCGGCGTCTCCAGGGGCGCTTCTCCGGACGCACGAACACCGTCTCGGTCTTCGGGCTGGGCGCGGTGTACGGATTCGCCGGTTTCTGCTCCGGGCCGATCCTCGGCGCGGTCCTGACCGTCGCGGCCACCGGCGGTCCCCTGCGCGGTGCCCTGCTCCTGGCGGTCTACGCTCTGGGGATGGCTGGCCCTCTGTTCGTGCTGGCGCTGCTGTGGGACCGCTACGACCTGGGAGAGAAGCGCTGGCTGCGCGGACGCACCGTCTCCCTCGGCCCCGTGCGCGTCCACACCACGAGCACGCTGTCGGGCCTGTTGTTCGTCGCCATCGGCGTGGTGTTCCTGCGCTATGACGGAACGGCGTCCCTCTTCGGCGGCGTCGGGGCGTTCGACGACCAGAGCTACCGGGTCCAGGAGTGGCTCTTCGCCGTCGGCGGGGCGGGGATCGACGTGTTCGTCCTCGCCGCGGCCGGGATCGCCCTGCTCGCGGCGGGCGTCTGGCAGTGGAGCCGGGCGCGCGGGCCGAAGGGCTCCGAGGGGAGGGACCCCGCTCAGGAGGGGTCTGCCCGAGGCACGCGCTCCGAGACCACCGGCGGAGGAGCGTGA
- a CDS encoding arsenic resistance protein, with the protein MSLAERLQSLFVALAAVAGLAAGLLLPVGPAAEHVVLPALLAMLTAVFAQMDAAHVGEVGRARTLVAVSLALNFVFTPALAWALGAGLLGGEPDLRIGLLLLLVTPCTDWYLVFTAVARGHTGIAAALLPVNLVLQLALLPVYVLLLGGRAAMVDAATLAESVLLVLVVPLALASVLRWASYRFKGAAWRERYVTGPASRLVLPLLYAAVLAMFAWQARTVLEHGADLLALLPPLAVFFVALPLIATGLSRMLRLPADQGVTLVMTTTARNSPIALAVAVAAFPDRPLIAVALVVGPLVELPVLALLAQLVRVRPPAASGSAPARTRQGHGRER; encoded by the coding sequence ATGTCGCTGGCCGAACGCCTCCAGAGCCTGTTCGTGGCCCTGGCCGCCGTGGCGGGGCTGGCCGCGGGCCTGCTGCTGCCCGTCGGTCCGGCGGCCGAGCACGTGGTGCTGCCCGCCCTGCTGGCGATGCTCACCGCCGTGTTCGCGCAGATGGACGCCGCCCACGTGGGCGAGGTCGGGCGCGCCAGGACCCTGGTCGCCGTCAGCCTGGCGCTCAACTTCGTGTTCACCCCGGCCCTGGCCTGGGCCCTGGGAGCGGGGCTGCTCGGGGGCGAACCGGACCTGCGCATCGGTCTGCTGTTGCTGCTGGTGACCCCGTGCACGGACTGGTACCTGGTCTTCACCGCCGTGGCGCGCGGGCACACCGGCATCGCCGCCGCCCTGCTGCCGGTCAACCTCGTCCTCCAGCTCGCGCTGCTGCCGGTGTACGTGCTGCTGCTGGGCGGCCGGGCCGCGATGGTCGACGCCGCCACCCTGGCCGAGTCGGTGCTGCTCGTCCTCGTCGTCCCGCTGGCCCTGGCCTCGGTGCTGCGGTGGGCCTCATACCGGTTCAAGGGGGCCGCCTGGCGCGAGCGGTACGTCACCGGTCCGGCCTCGCGCCTGGTCCTGCCGCTGCTGTACGCGGCCGTGCTGGCGATGTTCGCCTGGCAGGCCCGCACCGTCCTGGAGCACGGCGCCGACCTGCTCGCCCTGCTGCCGCCGCTGGCGGTCTTCTTCGTGGCGCTGCCCCTGATCGCCACCGGCCTGTCCCGGATGCTGCGCCTCCCGGCGGACCAGGGGGTCACCCTGGTCATGACCACCACGGCCCGCAACTCGCCCATCGCGCTGGCCGTCGCGGTCGCGGCCTTCCCCGACCGGCCCCTGATCGCGGTGGCGCTGGTCGTGGGACCGCTGGTGGAACTGCCCGTGCTGGCCCTGCTCGCGCAGCTGGTGAGGGTACGGCCTCCCGCCGCGAGCGGGTCCGCTCCGGCCCGGACCCGCCAGGGGCACGGGCGCGAGCGCTGA
- a CDS encoding DsbA family protein — protein sequence MSSSSGSGPGRGKKQVNARPSPGAERGRGRTPDGGGGSWRGLLFAGLALLVVAGLLVANRAVDDRAQEPAAREPAADSAPHSAGADDQTPDQREFGALLARRDPEDPAAMGEVDAPVVMVAYSDYNCPYCGRWARETQPELMHYVERGDLRIEWRDFPIITGSSETVSHAARAAGMQGGFWEFHEAYFTHGEKFEGEALEEVLDGIVAELGMDPERFEEDRHGDEVASMVSRDFAEAQGIGVTSTPAFLVNGQPLMGAQPLSVFVSAIEDALADAGRDGDG from the coding sequence ATGTCCAGCTCATCCGGGTCCGGACCCGGCCGCGGGAAGAAGCAGGTGAACGCCCGGCCCTCGCCGGGCGCGGAGCGCGGGCGGGGGCGTACCCCGGACGGGGGCGGCGGTTCGTGGCGGGGCCTCCTGTTCGCCGGCCTCGCCCTGCTGGTCGTCGCGGGTCTGCTCGTGGCCAACCGCGCCGTGGACGACCGGGCGCAGGAACCCGCGGCGCGGGAGCCGGCGGCCGACTCCGCTCCCCACTCCGCCGGAGCCGACGACCAGACCCCCGACCAGCGTGAGTTCGGGGCCCTGCTGGCCCGCCGGGACCCCGAGGACCCCGCCGCGATGGGCGAGGTCGACGCCCCAGTGGTCATGGTGGCCTACTCCGACTACAACTGCCCCTACTGCGGCCGCTGGGCCCGGGAGACCCAACCCGAGCTGATGCACTACGTCGAACGGGGGGACCTGCGCATCGAGTGGCGCGACTTCCCCATCATCACCGGTTCCTCGGAGACGGTCTCCCACGCCGCCCGGGCCGCCGGGATGCAGGGCGGGTTCTGGGAGTTCCACGAGGCCTACTTCACCCACGGGGAGAAGTTCGAGGGCGAGGCCCTCGAAGAGGTGCTGGACGGGATCGTCGCGGAGCTGGGCATGGACCCCGAGCGCTTCGAGGAGGACCGGCACGGCGACGAGGTCGCCTCGATGGTGAGCCGCGACTTCGCGGAGGCGCAGGGGATCGGGGTCACCTCCACCCCCGCCTTCCTCGTCAACGGCCAGCCCCTCATGGGTGCCCAACCGCTCTCCGTGTTCGTGTCGGCGATCGAGGACGCGCTGGCGGACGCCGGGAGGGACGGCGATGGCTGA
- a CDS encoding DsbA family protein — MSEPSRRNRAPALLLAGSACALLLLTALFVNAEDSGAAGSPGGTAADTVSEETRAAGEELARRDPADPHAMGTADAPVVLIVYSDYLCPFCADWVHRTQPELVEAYVAPGLVRIEWREFPYLGEGSRLLARGAVAAGNQDRFWEYHARVYAAPEDFTGDADEVRASMRDAAEEIGLDTDAFARDLDAAEAGAAVERDFTEGQDMGMSGAPAFLVNGDPVLGAQPLEAFTDSIDAALRAAGR, encoded by the coding sequence ATGTCCGAGCCATCCCGACGCAACAGAGCCCCGGCCCTCCTGCTGGCCGGAAGCGCCTGTGCGCTGTTGCTGCTCACGGCCCTCTTCGTGAACGCCGAGGACTCCGGGGCCGCGGGCTCCCCCGGCGGGACCGCCGCCGACACGGTCAGCGAGGAGACACGGGCCGCGGGAGAGGAACTGGCCCGCCGGGACCCGGCCGACCCCCACGCGATGGGGACCGCCGACGCCCCGGTGGTGCTCATCGTCTACTCCGACTACCTCTGCCCGTTCTGCGCCGACTGGGTCCACCGGACCCAGCCCGAACTGGTCGAGGCCTACGTCGCCCCGGGGCTGGTCCGGATCGAATGGCGCGAGTTCCCTTACCTCGGAGAGGGCTCCCGCCTGCTCGCCCGGGGGGCGGTCGCCGCCGGGAACCAGGACCGCTTCTGGGAGTACCACGCCCGCGTCTACGCCGCCCCTGAGGACTTCACCGGCGACGCGGACGAGGTGCGCGCGAGCATGCGCGACGCCGCCGAGGAGATCGGCCTGGACACCGACGCCTTCGCCCGCGACCTGGACGCCGCCGAGGCCGGGGCGGCCGTGGAACGGGACTTCACCGAGGGACAGGACATGGGGATGAGCGGCGCACCGGCCTTCCTCGTCAACGGCGACCCCGTGCTGGGCGCCCAGCCCCTGGAGGCCTTCACCGACAGCATCGACGCGGCGCTGCGCGCGGCCGGGCGGTGA
- a CDS encoding BlaI/MecI/CopY family transcriptional regulator: MIPGLGPLEAAVMEVLWEASEPLAVRQVRERLTDHATAYTTISTVLENLRRKGWVDREQLGRVWFYRPVRDRSAHAADVMHEALTGSRDSEATLLRFVDGMSPQDVRALRTLLDGLPPEEEA, from the coding sequence ATGATTCCTGGACTCGGACCGTTGGAGGCGGCGGTCATGGAGGTCCTGTGGGAGGCGTCCGAACCCCTGGCGGTGCGGCAGGTGCGCGAGCGCCTCACCGACCACGCGACCGCCTACACCACCATCTCCACCGTTCTGGAGAACCTCAGGCGCAAGGGGTGGGTCGACCGCGAACAGCTCGGCCGCGTGTGGTTCTACCGCCCCGTGCGGGACCGTTCGGCGCACGCCGCCGACGTGATGCACGAGGCGCTGACCGGCAGCCGTGACTCCGAGGCCACACTGCTGCGGTTCGTGGACGGCATGAGCCCCCAGGACGTGCGCGCCCTGCGCACCCTGCTCGACGGCCTCCCTCCCGAGGAGGAGGCGTGA
- a CDS encoding thioesterase family protein, with the protein MSATLTQRLRPEWIDYNGHLSEAYYVLVFGFATDALMDRVGLDAAYRERSGRSLYTVEAHVRYLREVAADDEVEVRTRVVGPGPDRPGARKVRICHEMRVGDALVATEELMALHVDQALGRAVPFPEEAAARLAALAEPAPDYAGRAVGG; encoded by the coding sequence GTGAGCGCGACGCTCACCCAGCGGCTGCGGCCCGAGTGGATCGACTACAACGGCCACCTCAGCGAGGCCTACTACGTCCTGGTCTTCGGGTTCGCGACGGACGCGCTGATGGACCGGGTCGGCTTGGACGCCGCCTACCGCGAGCGGTCCGGCCGCTCGCTGTACACGGTGGAGGCGCACGTGCGTTACCTGCGCGAGGTCGCCGCGGACGACGAGGTCGAGGTCCGCACCCGGGTGGTCGGTCCGGGCCCGGACCGACCCGGCGCCAGGAAGGTGCGGATCTGCCACGAGATGCGGGTCGGCGACGCCTTGGTGGCGACCGAGGAGCTGATGGCGCTCCATGTTGACCAGGCGCTGGGCCGGGCGGTCCCCTTCCCGGAGGAGGCCGCCGCACGCCTGGCCGCCCTCGCCGAACCCGCGCCCGACTACGCGGGCCGCGCCGTCGGGGGGTAG